A single Corticium candelabrum chromosome 12, ooCorCand1.1, whole genome shotgun sequence DNA region contains:
- the LOC134187898 gene encoding deleted in malignant brain tumors 1 protein-like isoform X1 produces the protein MVLLKICLVFCFLHSQQLRTAAVSEGHVRLVSGHPSSLYVGRVEIYHNGQWGTVCDDGWDLTDADVVCKQLGYTGAHSYTVGAFYGQGNGKIWMDNVRCRWCNSRLRFCRFSDHSSRYPITEGMTSSTPTAANTVTYPCYPTDDSETPITRRLWLWHTPTSPARRSTGWWWQTTTAPPRKEGKSATSRAVITGSAISAVYVFLLVIIIIVAVRARGRPVATTTTTARGQLSAGRPAHAQSVIVPFASQNVEYPGVHFSSNESGAWTSYEAAIAYPAATKAVNFDGKSCDGSACDASNDNDCGSGCDCDCDAD, from the exons ATGGTGCTATTGAAGATCTGCTTAGTTTTCTGTTTCCTTCACAGCCAACAGTTGAGAA CAGCTGCCGTATCAGAAGGACACGTTCGACTTGTCAGCGGACATCCTTCATCTTTATATGTTGGCAGGGTGGAAATCTATCACAA TGGTCAGTGGGGAACAGTGTGCGATGACGGTTGGGATTTGACCGATGCGGATGTGGTGTGTAAGCAACTGGGTTACACTGGCGCTCATAGTTACACAGTTGGGGCATTTTACGGACAAGGCAACGGGAAAATATGGATGGACAACGTTCGGTGCAGATGGTGCAATTCACGTCTTAGATTCTGCAGATTCTCAG ACCATTCATCTCGTTATCCCATTACTGAAGGAATGACGTCATCTACTCCAACAGCAGCCAACACGGTCACTTACCCTTGTTATCCAACAG ACGATTCAGAAACTCCTATCACCAGGAGGTTGTGGTTGTGGCATACTCCAACTTCCCCGGCACGTCGTTCTACTGGCTGGTGGTGGCAGACAACAACTGCACCGCCTAGAAAAGAAGGCAAATCAG CGACTTCAAGAGCTGTAATTACAGGCTCTGCAATATCAGCTGTATATGTATTTTTATTGGTTATTATTATAATCGTCGCTGTCCGGGCAAGAGGCAGACCAGTTGCTACAACTACGACGACAGCAAGAGGTCAACTGTCCGCTGGACGacctgcgcatgctcagtccGTGATTGTTCCGTTTGCGTCTCAGAATGTTGAGTATCCCGGAGTTCACTTCAGTTCTAATGAATCGGGAGCTTGGACTTCGTACGAAGCAGCGATTGCCTATCCAGCCGCTACTAAAGCAGTGAACTTCGATGGAAAGTCGTGTGACGGCTCAGCGTGCGACGCA
- the LOC134188002 gene encoding uncharacterized protein LOC134188002, whose amino-acid sequence MNTFAMTLERFLLINICLFYSTQSAVGEVSLPSSWMLFHPQEDGHLPMGMSFMTCTWKSLEQKLSECGNSDVSYGGVTNFDIHNSHLQDRDYELVVPFVRSYSKFPYCLSTTVHSYGNMSYASSTISTVVAYATNDKIVFMRNTDKKANKWSMTSIEYDVKFSVYCLAAMPSNRSPFEYEADNGATESLPSAWFFVDPVSDASSPLGMSFVVCAVWDASSTALVACEDMQFTYGGLVNMEPSRAEVIYESDYEMLYVPFTTPYSKPPVCMYSNYNTHRTVITPSIAGVSLTRYVDDYTLLPWVPTGPYPILFNQPVAMFCIGEIPSRNSLKMPDQFSDVSSYIGLPSFWAVFNTDFDGNLAMGASLMVCTWNATDHALVGCDDSEQSYGGVANMDIRNAELEVLGTVLTVSFIKTYAKVPHCFLSLNQLKDYPKMLNVYSNVTRDSVSFRRYVDNIIIQWNGTEHVIHSRFTLLCIGAMAWAA is encoded by the coding sequence ATGAACACGTTTGCTATGACACTCGAACGCTTTCTCTTGATCAACATTTGTCTTTTCTACTCTACCCAGTCAGCTGTGGGAGAAGTCTCTCTTCCATCTTCGTGGATGCTCTTCCATCCACAAGAAGACGGTCACCTTCCGATGGGCATGAGTTTTATGACTTGTACGTGGAAATCGCTTGAGCAAAAGCTGTCCGAATGCGGCAACAGTGATGTGAGCTATGGAGGCGTAACCAACTTCGACATCCACAACAGCCATTTGCAAGACCGAGACTACGAATTGGTCGTTCCCTTTGTGAGGTCCTATTCAAAATTTCCATATTGTTTGTCAACAACAGTCCATAGCTATGGCAACATGTCTTACGCATCATCAACGATATCTACTGTTGTCGCATATGCTACAAACGACAAAATCGTGTTTATGCGAaatacagacaagaaagcCAACAAATGGTCAATGACCTCTATAGAGTACGACGTCAAATTCAGCGTTTATTGCTTGGCAGCCATGCCTTCTAATCGATCACCATTTGAATACGAGGCGGACAATGGCGCAACGGAATCTCTTCCATCCGCCTGGTTCTTTGTGGATCCGGTTTCAGACGCCTCCTCACCTTTGGGTATGAGTTTCGTGGTTTGTGCTGTGTGGGACGCCTCATCGACTGCTCTGGTTGCATGCGAAGATATGCAATTTACGTACGGAGGATTGGTGAATATGGAGCCATCTCGTGCAGAGGTGATCTATGAAAGCGATTATGAAATGCTATACGTACCGTTTACCACTCCATACTCAAAACCACCTGTTTGCATGTATTCAAATTACAATACTCATCGAACTGTTATCACACCATCCATAGCTGGAGTGTCTCTCACAAGATATGTTGATGATTATACACTCCTTCCGTGGGTGCCAACTGGACCATATCCAATCCTTTTTAACCAACCCGTGGCAATGTTTTGCATCGGAGAAATCCCGTCTCGAAACTCTTTGAAAATGCCAGATCAATTTTCCGACGTTTCGTCATACATTGGTCTACCATCGTTTTGGGCGGTATTCAATACGGACTTTGACGGCAATCTAGCAATGGGTGCGTCTCTGATGGTGTGCACGTGGAACGCGACAGATCACGCGTTGGTTGGATGCGACGACTCGGAGCAGAGCTACGGGGGAGTGGCCAACATGGACATACGGAATGCAGAGCTGGAAGTCCTCGGAACGGTTCTTACAGTGTCCTTTATCAAGACATACGCGAAAGTGCCTCACTGCTTTCTGTCACTTAACCAACTGAAAGACTACCCGAAGATGTTAAACGTGTATAGCAATGTGACAAGAGATTCGGTTTCTTTCCGTCGTTATGTCGACAACATAATCATTCAGTGGAACGGAACCGAGCACGTTATCCATTCCAGGTTTACCTTGCTGTGTATTGGTGCAATGGCATGGGCTGCTTGA
- the LOC134187601 gene encoding matrix metalloproteinase-9-like, whose product MQKDECLVTPVEGSGPKTCGGSANGARCFFPFIYKGVTYTSCTNRDHNQLWCATRAGKYIAHKQWGNCRCEYPPEPPVTPVEGSGPKTCGGSANGARCFFPFIYKGVTYTSCTNRGHNQLWCATRAGKYIAHNQWGNCRCGYPPEPPVTPVEGSGPKTCGGSADGARCFFPFIYKGVTYTSCTNRNHNQLWCATRPGKYIAHKQWGNCRCEYPPEPPAADFSSLFRFLAFRC is encoded by the exons ATGCAGAAGGACGAATGTTTAG TTACTCCAGTTGAAGGTTCTGGTCCTAAAACATGTGGTGGTTCAGCGAACGGTGCTCGTTGCTTTTTCCCTTTCATATACAAGGGAGTGACATACACGTCTTGCACCAACAGGGATCATAACCAGTTGTGGTGTGCCACCAGAGCA GGAAAGTATATAGCACACAAGCAATGGGGAAATTGCCGATGTGAATATCCACCTGAGCCTCCAG TTACTCCAGTTGAAGGTTCTGGTCCTAAAACATGTGGTGGTTCAGCGAACGGTGCTCGTTGCTTTTTCCCTTTCATATACAAGGGAGTGACATACACGTCTTGCACCAACAGAGGTCATAACCAGTTGTGGTGTGCCACAAGAGCA GGCAAATATATAGCACACAATCAATGGGGAAATTGCCGATGTGGATATCCACCTGAGCCTCCAG TTACTCCAGTTGAAGGTTCTGGTCCTAAAACATGTGGTGGTTCAGCGGACGGTGCTCGTTGCTTTTTCCCTTTCATATACAAGGGAGTGACATACACGTCTTGCACCAACAGGAATCATAACCAGTTGTGGTGTGCCACCAGACCA GGCAAATATATAGCACACAAGCAATGGGGAAACTGCCGATGTGAATATCCACCTGAACCTCCAG CAGCCGATTTTTCTTCGTTGTTTCGTTTCCTTGCATTTCGTTGTTGA
- the LOC134187898 gene encoding deleted in malignant brain tumors 1 protein-like isoform X2 produces the protein MVLLKICLVFCFLHSQQLRTAVSEGHVRLVSGHPSSLYVGRVEIYHNGQWGTVCDDGWDLTDADVVCKQLGYTGAHSYTVGAFYGQGNGKIWMDNVRCRWCNSRLRFCRFSDHSSRYPITEGMTSSTPTAANTVTYPCYPTDDSETPITRRLWLWHTPTSPARRSTGWWWQTTTAPPRKEGKSATSRAVITGSAISAVYVFLLVIIIIVAVRARGRPVATTTTTARGQLSAGRPAHAQSVIVPFASQNVEYPGVHFSSNESGAWTSYEAAIAYPAATKAVNFDGKSCDGSACDASNDNDCGSGCDCDCDAD, from the exons ATGGTGCTATTGAAGATCTGCTTAGTTTTCTGTTTCCTTCACAGCCAACAGTTGAGAA CTGCCGTATCAGAAGGACACGTTCGACTTGTCAGCGGACATCCTTCATCTTTATATGTTGGCAGGGTGGAAATCTATCACAA TGGTCAGTGGGGAACAGTGTGCGATGACGGTTGGGATTTGACCGATGCGGATGTGGTGTGTAAGCAACTGGGTTACACTGGCGCTCATAGTTACACAGTTGGGGCATTTTACGGACAAGGCAACGGGAAAATATGGATGGACAACGTTCGGTGCAGATGGTGCAATTCACGTCTTAGATTCTGCAGATTCTCAG ACCATTCATCTCGTTATCCCATTACTGAAGGAATGACGTCATCTACTCCAACAGCAGCCAACACGGTCACTTACCCTTGTTATCCAACAG ACGATTCAGAAACTCCTATCACCAGGAGGTTGTGGTTGTGGCATACTCCAACTTCCCCGGCACGTCGTTCTACTGGCTGGTGGTGGCAGACAACAACTGCACCGCCTAGAAAAGAAGGCAAATCAG CGACTTCAAGAGCTGTAATTACAGGCTCTGCAATATCAGCTGTATATGTATTTTTATTGGTTATTATTATAATCGTCGCTGTCCGGGCAAGAGGCAGACCAGTTGCTACAACTACGACGACAGCAAGAGGTCAACTGTCCGCTGGACGacctgcgcatgctcagtccGTGATTGTTCCGTTTGCGTCTCAGAATGTTGAGTATCCCGGAGTTCACTTCAGTTCTAATGAATCGGGAGCTTGGACTTCGTACGAAGCAGCGATTGCCTATCCAGCCGCTACTAAAGCAGTGAACTTCGATGGAAAGTCGTGTGACGGCTCAGCGTGCGACGCA
- the LOC134187898 gene encoding deleted in malignant brain tumors 1 protein-like isoform X3 — MVLLKICLVFCFLHSQQLRTAAVSEGHVRLVSGHPSSLYVGRVEIYHNGQWGTVCDDGWDLTDADVVCKQLGYTGAHSYTVGAFYGQGNGKIWMDNVRCRWCNSRLRFCRFSDHSSRYPITEGMTSSTPTAANTVTYPCYPTDDSETPITRRLWLWHTPTSPARRSTGWWWQTTTAPPRKEGKSATSRAVITGSAISAVYVFLLVIIIIVAVRARGRPVATTTTTAREC; from the exons ATGGTGCTATTGAAGATCTGCTTAGTTTTCTGTTTCCTTCACAGCCAACAGTTGAGAA CAGCTGCCGTATCAGAAGGACACGTTCGACTTGTCAGCGGACATCCTTCATCTTTATATGTTGGCAGGGTGGAAATCTATCACAA TGGTCAGTGGGGAACAGTGTGCGATGACGGTTGGGATTTGACCGATGCGGATGTGGTGTGTAAGCAACTGGGTTACACTGGCGCTCATAGTTACACAGTTGGGGCATTTTACGGACAAGGCAACGGGAAAATATGGATGGACAACGTTCGGTGCAGATGGTGCAATTCACGTCTTAGATTCTGCAGATTCTCAG ACCATTCATCTCGTTATCCCATTACTGAAGGAATGACGTCATCTACTCCAACAGCAGCCAACACGGTCACTTACCCTTGTTATCCAACAG ACGATTCAGAAACTCCTATCACCAGGAGGTTGTGGTTGTGGCATACTCCAACTTCCCCGGCACGTCGTTCTACTGGCTGGTGGTGGCAGACAACAACTGCACCGCCTAGAAAAGAAGGCAAATCAG CGACTTCAAGAGCTGTAATTACAGGCTCTGCAATATCAGCTGTATATGTATTTTTATTGGTTATTATTATAATCGTCGCTGTCCGGGCAAGAGGCAGACCAGTTGCTACAACTACGACGACAGCAAGAG AATGTTGA